One genomic segment of Tripterygium wilfordii isolate XIE 37 chromosome 9, ASM1340144v1, whole genome shotgun sequence includes these proteins:
- the LOC120005810 gene encoding uncharacterized protein LOC120005810 isoform X1, whose translation MRGFWRELEVFLPAGSHIAADVIFWDMRRMYEFLMALRPEFGPLVGQLIHRDPPPSLETAVAELVVEETRLRLLGGVKSTPAPSSFSGVLAAAPSSVSTAPSGRPTCPHCMRPGHTIDDCWKLHPERRVGPRGRGRRASTSTVAAVTHALPSPAPAPAPALALPQIDIQQFQQFQQYQQRLEQMTTSSSTGSTPAPSAFSATGSVYQPGDWQWS comes from the exons ATGCGTGGTTTTTGGCGTGAGTTGGAGGTTTTTCTCCCTGCTGGCAGTCATATTGCTGCTGATGTGATTTTTTGGGATATGCGTCGCATGTACGAGTTTCTGATGGCTCTCCGCCCCGAGTTTGGTCCTCTGGTTGGTCAGCTTATACATCGTGACCCCCCTCCCAGCCTCGAGACTGCAGTTGCTGAGTTAGTCGTCGAGGAGACTCGTCTTCGCCTACTAGGTGGGGTCAAGTCTACTCCTGCACCCTCTAGTTTCTCCGGTGTTCTTGCTGCAGCTCCCTCTAGTGTTTCCACAGCTCCCTCTGGTCGTCCTACTTGCCCTCATTGCATGCGGCCAGGTCATACTATAGATGACTGTTGGAAGCTCCACCCCGAGCGTCGTGTTGGACCTCGTGGCCGCGGCCGCCGTGCCTCCACTTCCACTGTTGCGGCTGTTACTCATGCACTTccttctcctgctcctgctcctgctcctgctcttgCTTTGCCTCAGATTGATATTCAGCAATTTCAGCAGTTCCAGCAGTATCAACAGCGTCTTGAGCAGATGACTACTTCTTCTAGCACTGGTAGCACTCCCGCACCCTCTGCTTTCTCAGCCACTG GATCCGTCTACCAGCCGGGTGATTGGCAGTGGTCGTAG
- the LOC120005810 gene encoding uncharacterized protein LOC120005810 isoform X2, translating to MRGFWRELEVFLPAGSHIAADVIFWDMRRMYEFLMALRPEFGPLVGQLIHRDPPPSLETAVAELVVEETRLRLLGGVKSTPAPSSFSGVLAAAPSSVSTAPSGRPTCPHCMRPGHTIDDCWKLHPERRVGPRGRGRRASTSTVAAVTHALPSPAPAPAPALALPQIDIQQFQQFQQYQQRLEQMTTSSSTGSVYQPGDWQWS from the exons ATGCGTGGTTTTTGGCGTGAGTTGGAGGTTTTTCTCCCTGCTGGCAGTCATATTGCTGCTGATGTGATTTTTTGGGATATGCGTCGCATGTACGAGTTTCTGATGGCTCTCCGCCCCGAGTTTGGTCCTCTGGTTGGTCAGCTTATACATCGTGACCCCCCTCCCAGCCTCGAGACTGCAGTTGCTGAGTTAGTCGTCGAGGAGACTCGTCTTCGCCTACTAGGTGGGGTCAAGTCTACTCCTGCACCCTCTAGTTTCTCCGGTGTTCTTGCTGCAGCTCCCTCTAGTGTTTCCACAGCTCCCTCTGGTCGTCCTACTTGCCCTCATTGCATGCGGCCAGGTCATACTATAGATGACTGTTGGAAGCTCCACCCCGAGCGTCGTGTTGGACCTCGTGGCCGCGGCCGCCGTGCCTCCACTTCCACTGTTGCGGCTGTTACTCATGCACTTccttctcctgctcctgctcctgctcctgctcttgCTTTGCCTCAGATTGATATTCAGCAATTTCAGCAGTTCCAGCAGTATCAACAGCGTCTTGAGCAGATGACTACTTCTTCTAGCACTG GATCCGTCTACCAGCCGGGTGATTGGCAGTGGTCGTAG